The following coding sequences are from one Candidatus Cloacimonadota bacterium window:
- the tmk gene encoding dTMP kinase, giving the protein MRGLFITFEGIEGSGKSTQMVLLGQKLTQRGLPVLLSREPGGPPIAEAIRSLLLDPQRREMLPETELLLYCASRAQHTGEWILPALKEGKTVLCDRYYDSTFAYQGAARAQNLEFIRLLTDFATFSTVPQLTFLIDLPVAAGLARINHRQLDRLEQEDISFHERVRAQYLDLARIHSDRFVVLDGSLPIADIHTSVITTVLSHLGESSEQ; this is encoded by the coding sequence ATGAGAGGTCTTTTCATCACATTTGAAGGCATCGAGGGCAGCGGCAAAAGCACCCAGATGGTGCTGCTGGGCCAAAAACTCACGCAGCGCGGGCTGCCTGTGCTGCTTTCCCGCGAGCCTGGCGGACCGCCCATCGCCGAAGCCATCCGCTCTTTGCTGCTGGATCCCCAGCGCCGCGAGATGCTGCCCGAAACAGAACTGCTGCTCTACTGCGCCAGCCGCGCCCAGCATACCGGCGAGTGGATCCTGCCCGCCCTCAAAGAGGGAAAAACCGTGCTCTGCGATCGCTATTACGATTCCACCTTTGCCTATCAGGGCGCCGCCCGCGCCCAAAACCTCGAATTCATCCGCCTCCTCACAGATTTTGCCACCTTCAGCACCGTTCCCCAGCTCACTTTTCTCATCGACCTGCCCGTGGCCGCAGGGCTGGCCCGCATCAACCACCGCCAGCTCGACCGCCTCGAACAGGAGGACATCTCTTTCCACGAACGGGTCCGCGCCCAGTATCTGGACCTCGCCAGGATCCATTCCGACCGCTTTGTGGTGCTGGATGGCTCCCTCCCCATAGCGGATATCCATACCTCTGTAATCACAACTGTTTTAAGCCACTTAGGAGAATCCAGTGAACAATAA